In Acidobacteriota bacterium, the following are encoded in one genomic region:
- a CDS encoding C69 family dipeptidase: MTRKILVLALVFGLLAPASGLTCTDIVVGKKASSDGSVITSHTGAAPDCRLHVVPAQTHEPGSMAPVYLGMLDATVPFKTYGEIIGHIPQVERTYRYFHSAYSHINEHQLAIAESTMSQREELGADREKGAKQIMTIEQAQAFALQRCTTAREAVELIGSLVEEYGFLPSAGGSEALAIADPNEAWVMEVFGVGQSWDPKTGELGAVWAAQRVPDDHVTVIPNWSIIKEVDPADPTNFMLSPNYRQLAIDHGWYDPKGGKPFVWQDAYSPPVTGEWAINRLWLFYSTVAPSLKEWPDRSLKKPFDGYNAYHHPIEPLSFYPFSVKPETKLSVQDVIRFQRSVFEGTIYDMTADTDWLVPNDEGQLVKSPLTTPFPTSHLRQLLDITWHRNVSKGGYGMVAQLRSWLPDDIGGVYWLYLDNQYVSTYVPIHAGVQEVSPFYQTYDPEAFSEDSARWLIDFVDNLLYLRFQDAIEDVRAARDPLEASFFSSQEQIEQQALELYRSSPEEAEAFLTDHTRECMEKVVELYRKLRNQIITKYTNNHEWL, encoded by the coding sequence ATGACCCGCAAGATTCTCGTTCTCGCACTGGTGTTTGGTCTGCTCGCACCGGCCAGCGGTCTGACCTGCACCGACATCGTCGTCGGCAAGAAGGCGTCGAGCGACGGATCGGTGATCACGTCACACACCGGGGCGGCCCCGGACTGCCGGCTGCACGTGGTTCCGGCGCAGACACACGAGCCGGGCTCGATGGCCCCGGTCTACCTCGGCATGCTGGACGCCACGGTGCCGTTCAAGACCTACGGCGAGATCATCGGCCACATCCCGCAGGTCGAGCGGACCTACCGTTACTTCCACTCGGCCTACTCGCACATCAACGAGCACCAGCTGGCGATCGCCGAGTCCACCATGAGCCAACGCGAGGAACTGGGCGCAGATCGCGAAAAGGGCGCCAAGCAGATCATGACCATCGAGCAGGCGCAGGCTTTCGCCCTGCAACGGTGCACCACCGCGCGTGAAGCTGTCGAGCTGATCGGCTCGCTGGTCGAGGAGTACGGTTTCCTCCCCTCCGCCGGAGGCTCCGAGGCGTTGGCAATCGCCGATCCCAACGAGGCCTGGGTGATGGAGGTCTTCGGCGTCGGCCAGAGCTGGGATCCGAAGACGGGCGAGCTCGGTGCCGTCTGGGCCGCACAGCGGGTGCCTGATGACCACGTGACCGTGATTCCAAACTGGAGCATCATCAAGGAAGTCGATCCGGCCGACCCGACCAACTTCATGCTCTCGCCGAACTACAGGCAACTGGCGATCGATCACGGCTGGTACGACCCGAAGGGAGGCAAGCCGTTCGTGTGGCAGGACGCCTATTCCCCACCGGTCACCGGCGAGTGGGCGATCAACCGTCTGTGGCTCTTCTACTCGACGGTCGCCCCGTCCCTCAAGGAGTGGCCCGACCGCAGCCTGAAAAAGCCGTTCGACGGATACAACGCCTACCACCATCCGATCGAGCCGCTGTCCTTCTATCCGTTCTCGGTCAAGCCCGAGACAAAGCTGTCGGTGCAGGACGTGATCCGCTTCCAGCGTTCGGTCTTCGAGGGCACGATCTACGACATGACCGCCGATACCGACTGGCTGGTGCCGAATGACGAGGGCCAGCTGGTCAAGAGCCCGCTCACCACCCCGTTCCCGACCTCACACCTTCGCCAGCTTCTCGACATCACCTGGCATCGCAACGTGTCGAAGGGCGGCTACGGCATGGTCGCCCAGCTCCGTTCCTGGCTGCCGGACGACATTGGCGGGGTTTACTGGCTCTACCTCGACAACCAGTACGTCAGCACCTACGTGCCGATCCATGCCGGAGTGCAGGAAGTCTCACCCTTCTACCAGACCTACGACCCGGAGGCCTTCTCCGAGGACTCCGCGCGCTGGCTGATCGACTTCGTGGACAACCTGCTCTATCTCCGTTTCCAGGACGCGATAGAGGACGTCAGGGCCGCGCGCGACCCGCTCGAGGCATCGTTCTTCTCCTCCCAGGAGCAGATCGAGCAACAGGCCCTCGAGCTCTATCGCAGCTCACCAGAGGAGGCGGAAGCGTTTTTGACCGACCATACGCGCGAGTGCATGGAAAAGGTTGTCGAGCTCTACCGCAAGCTCCGCAACCAGATCATCACCAAGTACACCAACAACCACGAATGGCTGTGA
- a CDS encoding YhbY family RNA-binding protein, producing the protein MSGLKGSHRKFLRGLAHGKRPLVQVGKEGVSESVLHAIDDALRAHELVKVKIAAERDERERFVPVIEDRLDCECVGTVGKMAIFYRMHPDPEKRKIPIPM; encoded by the coding sequence GTGAGCGGACTCAAGGGATCACACAGGAAGTTCCTGCGCGGCCTGGCCCACGGCAAGAGGCCGTTGGTGCAGGTCGGCAAGGAAGGGGTGAGCGAGAGCGTCCTGCACGCCATCGACGACGCTCTCCGGGCGCACGAACTGGTCAAGGTGAAGATTGCCGCCGAACGGGACGAGCGGGAACGGTTCGTTCCGGTCATCGAGGATCGTCTCGACTGCGAATGTGTCGGCACAGTGGGCAAGATGGCCATCTTCTATCGAATGCACCCCGATCCCGAAAAACGAAAGATACCGATCCCCATGTAA
- a CDS encoding histidine phosphatase family protein has product MNNSNRVAKRTIAVVAAACLCFSLAPTGGWSGEQAEKTDGIRTVYLIRHGEYDHDDERDPDVGKGLVPLGVAQARIIGARLRGLPVEMSSLHSSTMTRARETALVIGQEFPDLELQSSRLIRECTPPTWRQDIMEHEEKADLEACTQQLEEAFPIYFAPSPDADRHDIVVCHGNVIRYFVTKVLGVDTESWLRMSIGNCSLTVVKIRADGAMKLLSFGDVGHLPPNLSTRTAPETPTDLKVPGA; this is encoded by the coding sequence ATGAACAATTCAAACCGCGTCGCGAAGAGAACGATTGCCGTGGTCGCCGCTGCCTGCCTCTGCTTTTCCCTGGCGCCGACCGGCGGATGGTCGGGCGAGCAAGCAGAAAAGACCGACGGTATCAGGACCGTCTATCTCATCCGGCACGGCGAGTATGACCACGACGACGAACGCGATCCGGACGTCGGCAAGGGCCTGGTGCCGCTGGGAGTGGCCCAGGCCCGCATTATCGGCGCGAGGCTCCGCGGGCTGCCGGTCGAAATGAGCTCGCTCCACAGCAGCACCATGACCCGGGCGAGGGAGACCGCGCTGGTGATCGGCCAGGAATTTCCGGACCTCGAGCTTCAGAGTTCGCGGCTGATTCGCGAGTGCACTCCGCCGACCTGGCGCCAGGACATCATGGAGCACGAGGAGAAGGCGGATCTGGAGGCCTGCACGCAGCAGCTCGAAGAGGCGTTCCCCATCTACTTCGCGCCCTCTCCAGATGCCGACCGCCACGATATCGTCGTCTGCCACGGCAACGTGATCCGCTACTTCGTGACCAAGGTCCTCGGAGTCGACACCGAATCCTGGCTCCGCATGTCGATCGGCAATTGCAGCCTGACGGTCGTAAAGATCCGGGCCGACGGAGCGATGAAGCTGCTCTCCTTCGGCGACGTCGGTCACCTGCCGCCAAACCTGTCGACCCGGACCGCCCCGGAGACGCCAACCGATCTGAAGGTCCCGGGAGCATGA
- a CDS encoding ester cyclase, which produces MRRPLIVGCFVLASLFLVVGCCQNSCVGDTEQQNMAIIRAAHTALERGDLEGFKALIAPDYVRHCQAMPPEFQELHGTEEFFKFIEEFIVAVPEYEDTLGPMMASGDMVAYVSTMKGVQTGPMGDLPPTGREFTLVNIIIQRLENGKVAETWVSWDNVAFLSQLGHFPPPAQVDPQDSRESS; this is translated from the coding sequence ATGCGTCGTCCTTTGATCGTCGGTTGTTTCGTCCTGGCGAGCCTGTTCCTCGTCGTCGGGTGTTGTCAGAACTCGTGTGTCGGAGATACCGAACAGCAGAACATGGCTATCATCCGGGCCGCCCACACTGCCTTGGAGAGAGGGGATCTCGAGGGATTCAAGGCGTTGATCGCACCGGACTACGTGCGTCACTGCCAGGCGATGCCCCCGGAATTCCAGGAGCTGCACGGGACCGAGGAGTTCTTCAAGTTCATCGAGGAGTTCATCGTCGCTGTCCCGGAATATGAGGACACGCTCGGTCCGATGATGGCCAGCGGAGACATGGTCGCGTACGTGTCGACGATGAAGGGGGTCCAGACGGGTCCGATGGGCGATCTGCCTCCGACCGGCAGGGAATTCACTCTGGTCAACATCATCATTCAGAGGCTCGAAAATGGGAAGGTCGCGGAGACCTGGGTGAGCTGGGACAACGTGGCCTTCCTCTCGCAGCTCGGACACTTCCCGCCACCCGCACAGGTTGACCCGCAGGATTCTCGGGAGAGCTCCTGA